The genomic region CATCCCTTTTGCACAATCTCAGTCCCATTATCACTCCTTACAATTCTAACTTGACAACTATACTGTGTTTGAACTTGTAATATAAAATTTTTGATAGCCTCAGTGGCTTGTATTTTGTCTTTTAACAAAAAGGTCCAAGTAACACGATTATGATCATCGACAATAGTAAGAAAGTAATAAGCACCTGTTATGGTAGGCCTTTTGTATGGCCCCCATAAATCTATATGAATAAGATCAAAGATATATGAGGCCCTGGAATTACTTCTTTCAAAAGGCAACTGATGCATTTTAGCAAGTACACAAGTCTCACACTCAAACTTGTTCACATCATTACAGTTGAGAGCATCTATATGCTTCATTTTAGACAAAGAGGTATGCCCTAATCTTGCATGAAATAAATGCATCTTAGCACTACACTTGACATCAGGTTTACAAGCACACACATTTGAGTAAAAACAAGTATTCTTATTTGTACTAGAATGAAAGACTGCTCTAGCAGTATTAATCGAGAGTCTTAGCTTGTACAGGCCATCTTCCCTTCTTCCAACAACAAGAGTGAGCTTATGGAGAGGGTCCTGTATAGCACATTTGTCCACATCAAAGTTTATCAGTAAACCAGTTGTGGACAACAATTTTCCAACAGACAACAAATTATGTTTAAAGTCTGAAATATGAAGGACATTATGTAGAATCAAGCTAGTCATTAATTGTATATCTCCAATGACACTAACTGGCTTGCTAGTCCCATCAGGTAAGCCTACTATTACAGGTTTAGGCAAGGTTCTCTTATTGATGAATAAATGCAATAAAGAACTCATGTGATCTGTTGCTCCTGAATCAATGATCCAGGTATGTTGATGTGTTGATGAAAGACTGAATAAGGAGGAAAAGCATTGGTAACCAGAGAGGTACCTGCGAAATTGACTGCTGCAAAATTTATAGCTGCAGTTTGATTGGTGCTATCTTGAGAATTAGCCTGCCTATTCTGCTGCATATTAACCATCTGCTGATAGATTGCTGCAACAACCTTAGGATCAATGTTGAGATCAGAACCAGAGATAAGTGGATTATCATCATTGGAATAAGCTTCAGCATGATGTGCTTTGGCAGTTGCAATCCTAGCCATATATTCCTTCCTCTTCTCTGGAAAGAGCACAAAATAGGAGTCCCTTGTATGTCCAAACTTCTGACACTTATCACACCATCTGCTGTCCTTGTCCTTCTTAGGTTTCTTCCCATCCTTTGTCCAAACATTCCAAGGATTACCTTCAGACTACTTATTCCAACTCTGCGGGAAAGATTTCCTGCTGGCAGCCATAGCGCTGGACTCCACATGATCAGTAGCAAATTTTGAAAGCCTTTTTTGACTCTCAATCTGCTGAACGAGAGAGTACGCCTTGGTGAGATTTGGTAAGGAGTCCATAGACAGAATGTTGGTCTTCAGATGCTTATATTCACTGTCTAATCCCATCAGAAATGTCATAACTTTCTCTCTAGTCATAACTTCAAGAATCTTCTTCAGAAAGCTACACGGACACTTAGCCAAGGCACCACAGGTGTAGTCAGGAAACATCTCCAAATCCTCAATGTCATCCCAACTGCATTTCAACTTATTGTAATACTCAACGACTAACTGATCAACAGCCTGAGAAGTATTCTTTAACTCCTTTTTTAACTGAAAAAGCAAGGGAGCATTGGACTGACCATACATGTTGTTGATGTCTTCCCAAAGACGCTTCGTAGACTTAGCCGTCATGAATCCCTGCTTGATTTCTGGAGCTAAAGCATTTAGAATCCAGCATCGCACCATGTGATCTGCACGAAGCCATTTCTGAAACGATGGCGAAGTTAGAGCCGGCATCGCCGTTGAACTGTCAAgaaaaccttgcttgtttttaGTTCCAAGCGCCATAACCACACCGCGACTCCAATTAAGAAAATTCTTGCCGTCGAAGATCGAGTTTACTAACGTCATTGCAGGATAATCGGAGTTTGAGAGGAAAAGAGGATCATCGTATTGATCCGGAGCAACGCTGTTGATACTGGAATCTTGTGACGCAGGCATAATGTTGAAGAAAATTGATGAATCAGTGTGATTAATCGTGAAAGAAAAGAAGATTTGATGTTTTTGAGAAGATTTATGTGAAAATCGAAGAATAATTGTTGCGGAAAAAAACGCGGAAAAATTGCGAAATcgcaaaccctagaatttggggaaAAACAAAGAACGagcaaaaacaatgaaaaacaagcGAAATGATGACACAAGATCAAGAGACAGGAAAGTCCTGCTGTGATACCATGTGAAATCAGAGAAATGGAAACACGGAAGCCATAGGAAGTAATTTCTAGTAAGATAAAGAGTAAATAAAAGGAGATATTTtcattacacaaattctcatttgtgacatgcaatatccgtcactttggagtgacggataccattttaccttacaaagtacccactttttctctctctgcaacactgttCATGTGgttcccctttctccactaacccattttgttaccattttatctcacaaaatatccgccacaaatggtaacccgtcacaagggagaccaattattttcattaacttaaGATGTCAACTGTACA from Silene latifolia isolate original U9 population chromosome 3, ASM4854445v1, whole genome shotgun sequence harbors:
- the LOC141649781 gene encoding uncharacterized protein LOC141649781, which encodes MPASQDSSINSVAPDQYDDPLFLSNSDYPAMTLVNSIFDGKNFLNWSRGVVMALGTKNKQGFLDSSTAMPALTSPSFQKWLRADHMVRCWILNALAPEIKQGFMTAKSTKRLWEDINNMYGQSNAPLLFQLKKELKNTSQAVDQLVVEYYNKLKCSWDDIEDLEMFPDYTCGALAKCPCSFLKKILEVMTREKVMTFLMGLDSEYKHLKTNILSMDSLPNLTKAYSLVQQIESQKRLSKFATDHVESSAMAASRKSFPQSWNK